A stretch of the Litorilinea aerophila genome encodes the following:
- a CDS encoding DegT/DnrJ/EryC1/StrS family aminotransferase yields the protein MTAPKTRAAQLAVHGGEPVRRTPFPPRGHFGPEEKAAVDALLEQAMATGVAPGYNGPEEEAYCREFAAYLGGGFVDGVNSGTSALYVALKALALEPFSEVIVAAVTDPGGMMPIPLLNLIPMVADTAPGSFNTGPEQVEALITPLTRAIVVSHIGGEPADMPGILTVAERHGLPVIEDASQAHGARLNGRFVGTFGTIGIFSTMSGKHHASGAQGGLIYTRDEQLYQAVRRAADRGKPFFLPPGSTNVTAGLNLNLNEIAAAIGRVQLRKLPEIVARRQVVVGKLAEGLADLATVSLPPLLDGAEASYWFLRLRFHPERAHCDKETYCRALAAEGLPINPSYRAALPHTMDWFVHRRVFGRSGYPWASPDYQGDRERQFPCPNAEAAMDTHFNLQLHENWGAAEIADALAIFRKVDATLRRD from the coding sequence ATGACAGCACCCAAGACCCGCGCCGCCCAACTGGCCGTCCACGGGGGCGAACCGGTGCGCCGGACCCCCTTCCCGCCCCGGGGGCACTTCGGCCCGGAAGAGAAGGCCGCGGTGGACGCCCTGCTGGAGCAGGCCATGGCCACCGGCGTGGCCCCCGGTTACAACGGACCGGAGGAGGAAGCCTACTGCCGGGAGTTCGCCGCCTACCTGGGGGGCGGCTTTGTGGACGGCGTCAACTCTGGCACTTCGGCCCTCTACGTGGCCCTGAAGGCGCTGGCGCTGGAGCCCTTCAGCGAGGTAATCGTGGCCGCGGTGACGGACCCCGGCGGCATGATGCCCATCCCCCTTCTCAACCTGATCCCCATGGTGGCGGACACCGCGCCCGGCAGCTTCAACACCGGCCCTGAACAGGTGGAGGCCCTGATCACCCCCCTGACCCGGGCCATCGTCGTCTCCCACATCGGCGGCGAACCGGCCGACATGCCCGGCATCCTGACGGTGGCAGAGCGCCATGGCCTGCCGGTCATCGAGGATGCCTCCCAGGCCCATGGCGCCCGGCTGAACGGCCGCTTCGTGGGCACTTTTGGGACCATCGGCATCTTCTCCACCATGTCCGGCAAGCACCATGCCTCCGGTGCCCAGGGTGGGCTGATCTACACCCGGGACGAGCAGCTCTACCAGGCGGTGCGGCGGGCCGCCGACCGGGGCAAGCCCTTCTTCCTGCCGCCGGGCTCCACCAACGTCACCGCCGGGCTCAACCTGAACCTGAACGAGATTGCTGCAGCCATTGGCCGGGTGCAGCTTCGCAAACTGCCGGAGATCGTCGCCCGGCGTCAGGTCGTGGTGGGGAAGCTGGCCGAGGGGCTGGCCGATCTGGCCACCGTCTCCCTGCCGCCCCTGCTGGACGGCGCTGAGGCCAGCTACTGGTTCCTGCGCCTGCGCTTCCACCCGGAGCGGGCACACTGCGACAAGGAGACCTACTGCCGGGCCCTGGCTGCTGAGGGGCTGCCCATCAACCCCAGCTACCGGGCAGCCCTTCCCCACACCATGGACTGGTTCGTGCACCGTCGCGTCTTTGGCCGCAGCGGTTATCCGTGGGCCAGTCCGGACTACCAGGGCGACCGGGAGCGCCAGTTCCCCTGTCCCAATGCCGAGGCCGCCATGGACACCCACTTCAACCTCCAGCTCCACGAAAACTGGGGCGCGGCGGAGATCGCCGACGCCCTGGCCATCTTCCGCAAAGTCGATGCCACCCTGCGTCGCGATTGA
- a CDS encoding dipeptidase: protein MNDPLQAYLADARSRQLAELMDWLRIPSISALPAHREDVHRAATWLADHLRQIGLEHVSVIPSDTHPLVRADWLHAGPDKPTVLIYGHFDVQPVDPLEEWETPPFEPTIKAGPHGEDLYARGASDDKGQIFIHVKAVEALLATTGRLPVNVKFIVEGEEEYGGRTIQEYVTRHVDELAADVALISDSHMLTPNQPAILYGLRGMWSAQVTVTGPAHDLHSGSYGGAIHNANQALCELLAALHDRHGHITVPGFYEQVRDLSPEERAALAQVPYGEAEILAETGAPALYGEPEFTVVERIGARPTLEINGMWGGFTGDGFKTVIPAQAHAKISCRLVPHQDPDRIEALVTDYLKRLAPPTIQVEVRTYHKYQPFLTPPDLPAMRAAARACRRTFGTDPVFMLEGGGIPIVSVFQEELQLPVVLLGFGLPDDNLHAPNEKFHLPNFYRGIATSIALLEELAAA from the coding sequence ATGAACGACCCACTGCAAGCCTACCTGGCCGATGCCCGCTCCCGCCAACTGGCCGAGCTGATGGACTGGCTGCGCATTCCCAGCATCAGCGCGTTGCCGGCCCACCGGGAGGACGTTCATCGAGCGGCCACCTGGCTGGCCGACCATCTCCGGCAGATCGGCCTGGAACACGTCTCGGTGATCCCCTCGGATACCCACCCCCTGGTGCGGGCGGACTGGCTCCACGCCGGCCCGGACAAGCCCACCGTCCTCATCTACGGCCATTTCGACGTCCAGCCGGTGGATCCCCTGGAGGAGTGGGAGACACCGCCCTTCGAGCCGACCATCAAAGCCGGCCCCCACGGCGAGGATCTCTACGCGCGGGGCGCGTCCGACGACAAGGGACAGATCTTCATCCACGTCAAAGCCGTGGAGGCGCTCCTGGCCACCACCGGCCGCCTGCCGGTCAACGTGAAGTTCATCGTGGAAGGGGAAGAGGAGTACGGCGGCCGGACCATCCAGGAGTATGTGACCCGGCATGTGGACGAGCTGGCGGCGGATGTGGCCCTGATTTCCGATTCCCACATGCTCACGCCGAACCAGCCAGCCATCCTGTACGGGCTGCGGGGCATGTGGTCGGCCCAGGTGACGGTCACCGGCCCGGCCCACGACCTCCACAGCGGCAGCTACGGGGGCGCCATCCACAACGCCAACCAGGCTCTCTGTGAGTTGCTGGCTGCGCTCCACGACCGGCACGGCCACATCACCGTGCCCGGCTTCTACGAACAGGTGCGGGACCTATCCCCCGAAGAGCGGGCCGCCCTGGCCCAGGTCCCCTACGGCGAGGCAGAGATCCTGGCCGAGACCGGCGCGCCGGCCCTCTATGGCGAGCCCGAATTCACCGTGGTGGAGCGGATCGGCGCCCGGCCCACCCTGGAGATCAACGGCATGTGGGGCGGCTTCACTGGCGACGGCTTCAAGACGGTCATTCCGGCCCAGGCCCATGCCAAGATCAGCTGCCGCCTGGTGCCCCACCAGGATCCAGACCGCATCGAGGCCCTGGTTACGGACTACCTGAAACGGCTGGCCCCGCCCACGATCCAGGTGGAGGTGCGCACCTACCACAAGTACCAGCCCTTCCTGACGCCGCCGGACCTGCCGGCCATGCGGGCAGCGGCCCGGGCCTGTCGCCGCACCTTCGGCACTGACCCGGTCTTCATGCTGGAGGGGGGCGGCATCCCCATCGTCTCGGTCTTCCAGGAGGAGCTCCAGCTGCCGGTGGTGCTCCTGGGCTTCGGGCTGCCCGACGACAACCTCCACGCACCCAACGAGAAGTTCCATCTGCCCAACTTCTACCGGGGGATCGCCACCAGCATCGCCCTCCTGGAGGAGCTGGCGGCCGCTTAG
- a CDS encoding OsmC family protein, with protein MAVRGAEATWQGTLKEGKGTMKLGSGLYEGPFTYASRFESGEGTNPEELIGAAHAGCFSMFLSALLTNNGFQPDTIHTTATVHLGAGPKIEKIELKCEARVPGLDAEKFAEFADQAKAGCPVSKALAGVDEIVLDAKLVS; from the coding sequence ATGGCGGTACGAGGCGCAGAAGCCACCTGGCAAGGCACCCTGAAAGAGGGCAAGGGCACCATGAAGCTGGGCAGCGGCCTCTACGAAGGGCCGTTCACCTATGCCTCCCGCTTTGAGAGCGGCGAGGGGACCAACCCCGAAGAGCTGATCGGTGCAGCCCACGCCGGCTGTTTCTCCATGTTCCTGTCCGCCCTGCTGACCAACAACGGCTTCCAGCCGGACACCATCCACACCACGGCCACCGTCCACCTGGGCGCTGGCCCCAAGATTGAGAAGATCGAGCTGAAATGCGAGGCTCGGGTGCCCGGCCTGGACGCGGAGAAGTTCGCCGAATTCGCCGACCAGGCCAAGGCCGGCTGCCCCGTCTCCAAGGCCCTGGCCGGCGTGGACGAGATCGTCCTGGACGCCAAACTGGTCAGCTGA
- a CDS encoding 4a-hydroxytetrahydrobiopterin dehydratase, whose amino-acid sequence MPKVSPLSEQDVQQGLRELDGWSVADGKLHRELKFANFVEAFGFMARVALLAEKMNHHPEWSNVYNRVTIDLVTHDAGNAISQRDLDLAKAINQLLT is encoded by the coding sequence ATGCCCAAGGTTTCTCCACTGAGCGAACAGGATGTGCAGCAAGGGCTGCGGGAACTGGACGGCTGGTCTGTGGCGGATGGTAAACTGCATCGGGAGCTCAAGTTTGCCAATTTCGTGGAGGCCTTCGGCTTCATGGCCCGGGTGGCCCTCCTGGCCGAAAAGATGAACCACCACCCGGAATGGTCCAACGTCTACAACCGGGTCACCATCGACCTGGTCACCCACGACGCCGGCAACGCCATCAGCCAGCGAGATCTGGACCTGGCCAAGGCCATCAACCAGCTCCTGACCTGA
- a CDS encoding amidohydrolase family protein yields the protein MRIIDAHNHPDWHGHDLQKFLANMARYNIEKTWLFSWECPIGEYDPEYNHVSLIDPRGYPIPFSRCLAYKQQAPDKFVLGYAPDPRRPDAIDQLQAAMEIHGVRVYAELKLRMMYDNPDALRVFRFCGEKGLPVVVHIDYEFDTGRRYPRPNWWYGGGIEAFERAVRACPETIFVGHAPGFWAHISGDDQYDKVPYPTGPIVPGGKVIEMFRTYPNLYADLSAGSAYTALTRDRAFTRDFLLEFQDRLLYGRDYFDNRMQELLNSLELPEEALAKIYAGNALRLVPDETGTR from the coding sequence ATGCGCATTATCGATGCCCACAACCATCCGGACTGGCACGGCCACGACCTGCAGAAATTTCTGGCCAACATGGCCCGGTACAACATCGAGAAGACCTGGCTGTTTTCCTGGGAGTGTCCCATCGGTGAGTATGACCCGGAGTACAACCACGTCTCCCTCATCGATCCCCGGGGCTACCCCATCCCCTTCAGCCGCTGCCTGGCCTACAAGCAACAGGCGCCCGACAAGTTCGTCCTGGGTTATGCGCCCGACCCCCGGCGGCCGGACGCCATCGACCAGTTGCAGGCGGCCATGGAAATCCACGGCGTGCGGGTCTACGCGGAGCTGAAGCTGCGCATGATGTACGACAACCCCGACGCGTTGCGGGTCTTTCGCTTCTGTGGCGAGAAGGGTCTGCCGGTGGTGGTCCACATCGACTACGAGTTCGACACCGGGCGCCGGTATCCCCGGCCCAACTGGTGGTACGGCGGCGGCATCGAAGCCTTTGAGCGCGCGGTGCGGGCCTGCCCGGAGACCATCTTCGTGGGCCATGCGCCTGGCTTCTGGGCCCACATCTCTGGCGATGACCAGTACGACAAGGTCCCCTACCCCACCGGCCCCATCGTCCCCGGCGGCAAGGTCATCGAAATGTTCCGCACCTATCCCAACCTCTACGCCGATCTCTCCGCCGGCTCCGCCTACACCGCCCTGACCCGGGACCGGGCCTTCACCCGGGATTTCCTGCTGGAGTTCCAGGATCGGCTGCTCTACGGCCGGGATTACTTCGACAACCGCATGCAGGAGCTGCTCAACTCCCTGGAACTGCCCGAGGAAGCGCTGGCCAAGATCTATGCCGGCAACGCGCTCCGCCTGGTACCCGATGAAACTGGTACCCGATGA
- a CDS encoding DegT/DnrJ/EryC1/StrS family aminotransferase — MSTAQSQLAIHGGPKAVTIHDESLFHWPIITQEDEEAALDVLRRGAMSGTDVTVQFEEEFARWQGTRYALAFNNGTAALQAAMFGCGIGVGDEIICPSITYWASALPCFSLGASVLFADIDPDTLCLDPDDIEHRIGPRTKAIVVVHYLGHPADMDRILAVAERHNLKVIEDVSHAQGGLYKGRKLGTFGHVAAMSLMAGKSFAIGEGGMLVTDDRTIYERALAFGHYERYDERVQDGWLRAYRHLPLGGYKYRMHQVSSAVGRVQLKYYDQRIAEIRRAMNYFWDLLEGVPGLQAHRVREEEGSNMAGWYAPHGLYKAEELGGLSVTRFAEAVRAEGSICSPGVNRPLHLHPLLTECDVYGHDRPTRLAFAERDLVRLQGSLPVSEQVGRRTFSIPWFKHYRPALIEQHAAAFRKVAEHAAELLADDPGDGPDVGGWHFYRA, encoded by the coding sequence ATGAGCACCGCCCAGAGCCAACTGGCCATCCACGGTGGCCCCAAGGCCGTCACCATCCACGACGAAAGCCTCTTCCACTGGCCCATCATCACCCAGGAGGACGAAGAAGCTGCGCTGGACGTGCTGCGCCGGGGGGCCATGTCCGGCACGGATGTGACGGTGCAGTTCGAGGAGGAGTTCGCCCGCTGGCAGGGGACCCGCTACGCCCTGGCCTTCAACAACGGGACGGCCGCGCTGCAGGCGGCCATGTTCGGCTGTGGCATCGGCGTGGGCGATGAGATCATCTGCCCCAGCATTACCTACTGGGCCTCGGCCCTGCCCTGCTTCTCCCTGGGCGCCAGCGTCCTCTTCGCCGACATCGACCCGGACACCCTCTGCCTGGATCCCGACGACATTGAACATCGTATCGGCCCCCGGACCAAAGCCATTGTGGTGGTCCACTACCTGGGCCATCCGGCGGACATGGACCGCATCCTGGCCGTGGCCGAGCGCCACAACCTGAAGGTCATCGAGGATGTCTCCCACGCCCAGGGCGGCCTGTACAAAGGGCGCAAACTGGGCACCTTCGGCCACGTGGCCGCCATGTCCCTGATGGCCGGCAAGTCCTTTGCCATCGGCGAGGGGGGCATGCTGGTCACGGACGACCGCACCATCTACGAGCGGGCCCTGGCCTTCGGCCACTACGAGCGCTACGACGAGCGGGTCCAGGATGGGTGGCTGCGGGCCTATCGGCACCTGCCCCTGGGCGGCTACAAATACCGCATGCACCAGGTCAGCTCCGCGGTGGGGCGGGTCCAGCTCAAGTACTATGACCAGCGCATCGCCGAGATCCGCCGGGCCATGAACTACTTCTGGGACCTGCTGGAAGGGGTGCCGGGCCTGCAGGCCCACCGGGTGCGGGAGGAGGAGGGCAGCAACATGGCGGGCTGGTACGCGCCCCACGGCCTCTACAAGGCTGAGGAGCTGGGCGGGCTTTCCGTCACCCGCTTCGCCGAGGCAGTCCGGGCCGAAGGCTCCATCTGCTCGCCCGGGGTGAATCGCCCGCTGCACCTGCATCCGCTGCTCACCGAGTGCGACGTCTACGGCCACGACCGGCCCACCCGGCTGGCCTTTGCAGAGCGGGATCTGGTGCGCCTGCAGGGGAGCCTGCCTGTCTCCGAGCAGGTGGGGCGGCGCACCTTCAGCATCCCCTGGTTTAAACATTACCGGCCGGCGCTCATCGAACAGCATGCCGCCGCGTTCCGCAAGGTGGCGGAACACGCGGCCGAGCTCCTGGCCGACGATCCCGGCGATGGACCGGACGTGGGCGGCTGGCATTTCTATCGGGCTTGA
- a CDS encoding MBL fold metallo-hydrolase encodes MKIKFYAHACFRLEGDGLSVVTDPYTPGPGASNFDPIHEPADIVIMSSATDRFHSDPSHITGDPVVVNAVEIPPEGKTVKGLHIRVFQTMESLTYDFGDRGPEANAMYTFTLDGIRVLHIGDIGNPISEEHLQALEGQVDLMFALTGGHATIALDDLDAAIRRIQPRVVIPMHYYSPKGVLNILPVEEFTRRYPPEAVTHVGSSELELSRETLPEGLHIYVLEQSR; translated from the coding sequence ATGAAAATCAAATTCTATGCCCATGCCTGTTTTCGCCTGGAGGGCGACGGCCTCTCCGTGGTGACCGACCCCTACACGCCCGGTCCCGGCGCCTCCAACTTCGACCCCATCCACGAGCCGGCCGACATCGTGATCATGAGTTCGGCTACGGATCGCTTTCACAGCGACCCCAGCCATATAACCGGCGATCCGGTGGTGGTCAATGCCGTGGAGATCCCACCCGAAGGAAAGACGGTTAAAGGGCTCCACATTCGGGTCTTCCAGACCATGGAGAGCCTCACCTACGACTTCGGGGATCGGGGGCCGGAGGCCAACGCCATGTACACCTTTACCCTGGACGGGATCCGGGTGCTGCACATCGGTGACATCGGGAATCCCATCTCGGAAGAGCACCTGCAGGCGTTGGAGGGCCAGGTGGATCTCATGTTTGCCCTCACCGGCGGCCACGCCACCATCGCCCTGGACGACCTGGACGCGGCCATTCGGCGCATCCAGCCCCGGGTGGTGATCCCCATGCACTACTACAGCCCCAAGGGCGTGCTGAATATCCTTCCGGTGGAGGAGTTCACCCGGCGCTACCCGCCCGAAGCCGTCACCCATGTGGGCAGCAGCGAGCTGGAACTAAGCCGGGAAACCCTGCCCGAAGGGCTCCACATCTACGTGCTGGAGCAGTCCCGGTAG
- a CDS encoding M42 family metallopeptidase, with product MFELIQELTELPGPVGQEGAVLERIEALWQEAGVTVTRTRLGNRIGRVGGEGPRVLLVAHADELCYLVRAIHPDGFLWLANGQAWQRTTSLRNAFTIGQRVQVLAPDGPIPGVIATVTGHLASLALPELNELSWKDFWVDTGLSRDELLARGVTPGTRVIWDGPTVRLGRDLVMGKALDDRALLAVLTEVLRRVPTAELGCQLTVAATVQEEIGLVGASALAAREAFDAAVILEVGLAGDVPGIGLETMPVRLGGGPILVHKDSLVHYDHRLTTALARTAAAADIPLQHAVFGSFGSDGAAFMKADVPAGLVAFPTRYTHTPFETAHLGDIEALTAWMCAFVRRAREVLA from the coding sequence ATGTTTGAACTGATCCAGGAACTCACCGAACTCCCCGGCCCGGTGGGCCAGGAAGGCGCGGTCCTCGAGCGCATCGAGGCCCTCTGGCAGGAGGCCGGCGTGACCGTGACCCGGACCCGCCTGGGCAACCGGATCGGCCGGGTGGGCGGGGAGGGCCCCCGGGTCCTCCTGGTGGCCCATGCGGACGAGCTCTGCTACCTGGTGCGGGCCATCCACCCCGACGGCTTCCTCTGGCTGGCCAACGGCCAGGCCTGGCAGCGGACCACCTCCCTGCGCAATGCCTTCACCATCGGCCAGCGGGTCCAGGTCCTGGCGCCGGATGGGCCCATCCCCGGCGTGATCGCCACCGTCACCGGCCATCTGGCTTCCCTGGCCCTGCCCGAGCTGAACGAGCTGAGCTGGAAGGATTTCTGGGTGGACACCGGCCTCAGCCGGGACGAGCTCCTGGCCCGGGGTGTCACCCCGGGGACGCGCGTCATCTGGGATGGGCCGACCGTGCGCCTGGGTCGGGATCTGGTCATGGGCAAGGCCCTGGACGACCGGGCGTTGCTGGCGGTGCTGACCGAAGTGCTGCGGCGGGTCCCCACAGCGGAGCTGGGCTGCCAGCTCACCGTGGCCGCCACCGTCCAGGAGGAGATCGGCCTGGTGGGCGCTTCGGCCCTGGCCGCGCGGGAAGCCTTCGACGCGGCCGTCATCCTGGAGGTGGGCCTGGCCGGCGACGTGCCGGGCATTGGCCTGGAGACCATGCCGGTGCGCCTGGGCGGCGGACCCATTCTGGTCCACAAGGATTCCCTGGTGCACTACGACCATCGCCTGACCACGGCCCTGGCCCGCACGGCCGCCGCGGCTGACATCCCCCTTCAGCATGCGGTCTTCGGCTCCTTCGGCAGTGACGGCGCCGCCTTCATGAAGGCCGATGTCCCCGCCGGGCTGGTGGCCTTCCCCACCCGCTACACCCACACTCCTTTCGAGACAGCCCACCTGGGCGACATCGAGGCCCTCACCGCCTGGATGTGTGCCTTCGTCCGCCGGGCCCGGGAGGTCCTGGCTTAA
- a CDS encoding FtsB family cell division protein — MAANPSPNPPSPPPASTRARVILLALMALCLLFVVSYTGRLVQRSRLQAEIQQWEERLAQEQARQLELQAELTYVSSADYVDEVAREELEMVRPGDTVIVVLEGTPVPTPTVTPTPTPATMAPETSSAPPWKQWWDLFVQQELP, encoded by the coding sequence ATGGCGGCAAACCCTTCTCCCAACCCACCCTCTCCACCTCCGGCCAGCACCCGGGCGCGAGTCATCCTCCTGGCGCTCATGGCCCTCTGCCTGCTGTTTGTGGTCAGCTACACCGGCCGCCTGGTCCAGCGCAGCCGGCTGCAGGCTGAGATCCAGCAATGGGAAGAGCGCCTCGCCCAGGAACAGGCCCGGCAGTTGGAACTCCAGGCTGAGCTGACCTATGTGAGCAGTGCGGATTACGTGGATGAGGTGGCCCGGGAGGAGTTGGAGATGGTGCGCCCGGGAGACACGGTCATCGTGGTCTTGGAGGGCACGCCGGTACCCACGCCCACCGTTACCCCCACCCCGACACCGGCCACCATGGCGCCGGAAACGTCATCCGCTCCCCCCTGGAAACAGTGGTGGGACCTTTTCGTCCAACAGGAGCTGCCATGA
- a CDS encoding Gfo/Idh/MocA family protein, which produces MKLAFVGFQHPHMLEMYHHAQILDGVAVVAACEENEGTRQHLMARGDVSITHERFDQMLDAVECDAVAVGDYFARRGSLILQALARGKHVLVDKPVCTSLAEIGQIERICRERGLKLGCMLTMRDSGPIIGLRNLIRSGLIGDVQAISFGGQHPLLPGTRPSWYFEPGKHGGTINDIVIHAVDAIPWITGQPFTVLHAARTWNALAREHPHFRDGGQIMASLGNACGVLGDVSYFMPNSMGYSLPHYWRMTFWGEKGMVETSTTADSILVALDGEPQPRLEPLPEGNPAGYFKAFLAEIAGQSRPDQLTTDVILTATRQALTMQWAADVGAREVGL; this is translated from the coding sequence ATGAAACTGGCTTTTGTGGGGTTCCAGCATCCCCATATGCTGGAAATGTACCATCATGCACAGATATTGGACGGCGTGGCCGTCGTCGCCGCGTGCGAGGAAAACGAGGGCACCCGCCAGCATCTCATGGCCCGGGGTGACGTATCCATCACCCACGAGCGCTTTGACCAGATGCTGGATGCAGTCGAGTGTGACGCGGTGGCGGTGGGGGATTACTTCGCCCGCCGGGGCAGCCTGATCCTCCAGGCCCTGGCCCGGGGCAAGCATGTGTTGGTGGACAAGCCCGTCTGTACCAGCCTGGCAGAGATCGGGCAGATTGAGCGGATATGTCGGGAGCGGGGGCTCAAGCTGGGCTGTATGTTGACCATGCGGGACAGCGGCCCCATCATCGGCCTGCGCAACCTGATCCGCAGCGGGCTCATCGGCGACGTCCAGGCCATCTCCTTCGGCGGGCAGCATCCCCTCCTCCCGGGGACCCGGCCCTCCTGGTACTTCGAGCCGGGCAAGCACGGCGGCACCATCAACGACATCGTGATCCACGCGGTGGACGCCATCCCGTGGATCACCGGCCAGCCCTTCACTGTGCTCCACGCGGCGCGCACCTGGAATGCCCTGGCCCGGGAACATCCCCACTTTCGAGACGGCGGACAGATCATGGCCAGCCTGGGCAACGCCTGTGGCGTGTTGGGGGATGTCTCCTATTTCATGCCCAACAGCATGGGCTATAGCCTGCCCCACTACTGGCGGATGACTTTTTGGGGAGAAAAGGGCATGGTGGAGACCTCCACCACGGCCGACAGCATCCTGGTGGCGCTGGATGGCGAGCCCCAGCCACGCCTCGAGCCGTTGCCCGAGGGCAATCCGGCTGGCTATTTCAAGGCGTTTCTGGCAGAGATTGCCGGCCAGAGCCGGCCGGATCAGCTCACGACGGATGTTATCCTCACTGCTACCCGCCAGGCGTTGACCATGCAGTGGGCCGCGGATGTGGGGGCCCGGGAGGTGGGGTTATGA
- the amaB gene encoding L-piperidine-6-carboxylate dehydrogenase gives MTVQSQSITTHSRALRVKALLEKLGLAEVNPGACSGPDGWITDPQGERLVSYDPTTGEAIGSVIQATAPTYDAIVARAAAAFAHWRTVPAPKRGLLVRDLGNALREVQEPLGEMVTLEMGKIRAEGIGEVQEMIDICDFALGLSRQLYGLTMHSERPGHRMYEQWHPLGPIGIITAFNFPVAVWSWNAAIAAVCGDTMVWKPSPTTPLVSVAVQRICNQVMADHGLDGIFNLVIGSNDQVGERMLDDGRLPLISFTGSVRVGRHVAQRVAARLGKTILELGGNNGIIIAEDADLELAVRAVLFGAVGTAGQRCTTTRRLIVHRSIVDEFTQRLARAYQSVPIGDPLEPGTLMGPLISEQAVERMMQALDTAQAEGGEIVTGGRRLPHLGPTFVEPTIVRMPRQTPLVCEETFAPILYVMAYETLDEAIAIHNGVPQGLSSAIFTLNLRTAEQFLSAAGSDCGIANVNIGTSGAEIGGAFGGEKDTGGGRESGSDAWKAYMRRQTTTINWSTELPLAQGIQFGE, from the coding sequence ATGACCGTACAATCTCAATCCATCACCACCCACAGTCGTGCCCTGCGGGTCAAAGCCCTGCTGGAAAAGCTGGGCCTGGCAGAGGTCAACCCCGGCGCCTGCAGCGGCCCCGACGGCTGGATCACCGACCCCCAGGGCGAGCGGCTGGTCTCCTATGACCCCACCACCGGGGAAGCCATCGGCAGCGTGATTCAGGCCACAGCCCCCACCTACGATGCCATCGTGGCGCGGGCCGCGGCTGCCTTTGCCCACTGGCGCACCGTGCCCGCGCCCAAACGGGGCCTGCTGGTCCGGGACCTGGGCAACGCGCTGCGGGAGGTCCAGGAGCCCCTGGGTGAAATGGTCACCCTGGAGATGGGCAAGATCCGGGCGGAAGGCATCGGCGAGGTACAGGAGATGATCGACATCTGCGACTTCGCCCTGGGCCTCTCCCGCCAGCTCTACGGCCTGACCATGCACTCGGAGCGCCCCGGCCACCGCATGTACGAGCAGTGGCACCCCCTGGGCCCCATCGGCATCATCACCGCCTTCAACTTCCCGGTGGCCGTCTGGTCCTGGAACGCCGCCATCGCGGCCGTCTGCGGCGACACCATGGTCTGGAAACCGTCCCCCACCACGCCCCTGGTCTCGGTGGCCGTGCAGCGGATCTGCAACCAGGTCATGGCCGACCATGGGCTGGACGGGATCTTCAACCTGGTCATCGGCAGCAACGACCAGGTGGGCGAGCGGATGCTGGATGATGGCCGGCTGCCCCTGATCAGCTTCACCGGTTCGGTGCGGGTGGGGCGCCACGTGGCCCAGCGGGTGGCCGCCCGCCTGGGCAAGACCATCCTGGAGCTGGGGGGCAACAACGGCATCATCATCGCCGAGGACGCCGACCTGGAGCTGGCGGTGCGGGCCGTCCTCTTCGGCGCGGTGGGCACCGCCGGCCAGCGCTGCACCACCACCCGCCGCCTCATCGTCCACCGGAGCATTGTGGACGAGTTCACCCAGCGGCTGGCCCGGGCCTACCAGAGCGTGCCCATCGGCGACCCCCTGGAGCCGGGCACCCTCATGGGGCCCCTCATCAGCGAGCAGGCTGTGGAGCGGATGATGCAGGCCCTGGACACGGCCCAGGCCGAGGGGGGCGAAATCGTCACCGGCGGCCGGCGCCTGCCCCACCTGGGTCCCACCTTCGTGGAGCCCACCATCGTGCGCATGCCCCGCCAGACGCCCCTGGTCTGCGAGGAGACCTTCGCGCCCATCCTGTACGTGATGGCCTACGAGACGCTGGACGAGGCCATCGCTATCCACAACGGCGTGCCCCAGGGGCTCTCCAGCGCCATCTTCACCCTGAACCTGCGCACGGCCGAGCAGTTCCTCTCGGCCGCGGGTTCGGACTGTGGCATCGCCAATGTGAACATCGGCACCAGCGGGGCGGAGATCGGCGGGGCCTTCGGGGGGGAGAAGGACACCGGCGGCGGCCGGGAGTCCGGCTCCGATGCCTGGAAGGCGTACATGCGCCGGCAGACCACCACCATCAACTGGTCCACAGAGCTGCCCCTGGCCCAGGGCATTCAGTTCGGCGAGTAA